The following are encoded in a window of Flavobacterium sp. WC2421 genomic DNA:
- a CDS encoding formimidoylglutamase has protein sequence MEFDFLKPIDSDFLEKLSSQQLGSKIVFHTKDQFPDLNKINIAVIGVLENRGSDTAFSEVDIMAIRKELYSMFPGNWDASIADLGDILAGDTITDTYFALRKVVSNLIKNKIIPIVIGGSQDLTYALYRAYDELEQMVNLVSIDSKFDFGKENEETSSNSYLTKIIIDEPNNLFNYCNIGYQTYYNSQEEIDLVEKLFFDGYRLGEISNNIALAEPVFRDADIVSLDLNSVKSSDSGNFSIFTPNGFNGKEICSLSRYAGISDKVSMFGIFNHNNSVQESVLVAQIIWYFIEGFHYRSNEYPFGSRENYIKYIVPSEEEVLVFYKSDKTDRWWIEIPFISNGNNKLKRNTLLPCSYDEYIGACNQELPERWWKAQRKNSI, from the coding sequence ATGGAATTTGATTTTTTAAAACCCATTGATAGTGATTTTTTGGAAAAGTTGTCTTCTCAGCAATTGGGAAGTAAAATTGTTTTTCACACTAAAGATCAATTTCCGGATTTAAATAAAATTAATATCGCTGTGATTGGTGTACTGGAAAATCGCGGAAGCGATACTGCATTTTCGGAAGTGGATATAATGGCTATTCGAAAAGAATTGTACAGTATGTTTCCGGGAAATTGGGACGCTTCAATTGCGGATTTAGGAGATATTCTTGCCGGAGATACGATTACCGATACTTATTTTGCTTTACGTAAAGTAGTTTCTAATTTGATAAAAAATAAAATTATTCCAATTGTTATAGGAGGTTCTCAAGATTTGACCTATGCCTTATATAGAGCATATGACGAATTAGAACAAATGGTTAACCTAGTTTCTATAGATAGTAAATTTGATTTTGGAAAAGAAAATGAAGAAACATCTTCAAATTCTTATTTGACCAAGATAATAATTGACGAACCTAATAATCTCTTTAATTATTGTAATATAGGATATCAAACCTATTATAATTCTCAAGAAGAGATAGATTTAGTTGAAAAGCTATTTTTTGATGGATATCGCTTGGGTGAAATTTCTAATAATATAGCTTTGGCTGAACCCGTTTTTAGGGATGCTGACATCGTTAGCCTTGATTTGAATTCTGTAAAGTCCTCAGATTCAGGAAATTTCAGTATATTTACGCCTAATGGTTTTAATGGAAAAGAGATTTGTTCCTTGTCAAGGTATGCTGGTATAAGTGATAAAGTATCCATGTTTGGGATATTTAATCATAATAATTCTGTACAGGAATCAGTATTAGTTGCACAAATTATTTGGTATTTTATTGAAGGGTTTCATTATCGTTCTAATGAATATCCTTTTGGAAGTAGAGAAAATTATATAAAATATATAGTTCCATCTGAAGAAGAAGTTTTAGTTTTTTATAAAAGTGATAAGACGGATAGATGGTGGATTGAAATTCCATTTATTTCAAATGGGAATAATAAATTGAAAAGAAATACGTTATTACCATGTTCTTATGATGAATATATAGGGGCATGTAATCAGGAATTACCTGAAAGATGGTGGAAGGCACAGCGTAAAAACAGTATTTAA
- the gldM gene encoding gliding motility protein GldM, producing MAGGKLTPRQKMINLMYLIFIAMLALNMSKEVLSAFGILNVKIVESNAITDQRNEGSFAQLAQKAVDQPGQFGDKKVKVEKIRALSKQFNDYLENIKASVTKNFERDAKGNLPYEQMDKGDLIDRMFFTGDKVSKQGKEFLDKINSYPAQIKQIGGSSIAESEMTKIEARFATKPVYSEKAGANLDWIDYNYKGFPLIATITKISQLQADIKATESDIMSGMFQSDLVAAASLTAYQPIVVLDKSVFFQGEAVSGKIILGKFDPSLQAKSVILNGSNIQAMAGQAKFSFGAGNIGEHPINGSFNFDEGGKTVSLAIKDKYVVVARPKSATISADKMNVVYRGVVNPMTISFAGISADKISASAPGLSSAGGGKFSMSPTSGNEVVINVTGTLPDGSKVSDKKTFRIKGIPGPTGTIRGETGVVKGPKSNLEIATIGAKLEDFDFEVGLNVVGFNLKVTGQPTVVVQGDKLNSQCKAVLSKAGRGDQVTISEIKTKLVGAGSYLLPRTAPVIFEIQ from the coding sequence ATGGCAGGAGGAAAACTTACCCCTAGACAGAAGATGATAAATCTGATGTACTTAATTTTTATTGCAATGCTGGCTTTAAATATGTCAAAAGAAGTTTTATCTGCTTTTGGGATTTTAAATGTTAAAATTGTAGAATCAAATGCAATTACAGATCAAAGAAATGAAGGCTCATTTGCACAATTGGCGCAAAAAGCGGTTGATCAGCCGGGTCAATTTGGAGATAAAAAGGTAAAAGTTGAAAAGATAAGAGCTTTATCTAAACAATTTAATGATTATTTAGAAAATATTAAAGCATCTGTTACTAAAAATTTTGAAAGAGACGCTAAAGGTAATTTGCCTTATGAACAAATGGATAAGGGCGATTTAATAGATCGCATGTTTTTTACTGGAGATAAAGTTTCTAAACAAGGTAAAGAATTTTTAGATAAAATAAATAGTTATCCAGCTCAGATTAAGCAAATTGGAGGTAGTTCTATTGCAGAGTCTGAAATGACAAAAATAGAAGCTAGATTTGCTACAAAACCAGTGTATTCAGAAAAAGCAGGTGCTAATTTAGATTGGATTGATTATAACTACAAAGGTTTTCCTTTGATTGCTACAATTACTAAAATATCTCAATTGCAAGCTGACATTAAGGCTACAGAAAGTGATATTATGAGTGGAATGTTTCAATCTGATTTGGTTGCTGCTGCATCACTTACAGCTTATCAACCAATTGTAGTTCTTGATAAATCAGTATTCTTTCAAGGTGAAGCAGTTTCAGGTAAAATTATATTAGGAAAATTTGATCCATCATTACAGGCTAAATCAGTTATATTGAATGGTTCAAATATTCAAGCGATGGCTGGTCAAGCTAAATTTTCTTTTGGAGCAGGTAATATTGGTGAACATCCTATAAATGGTTCGTTTAATTTTGATGAGGGAGGGAAGACAGTAAGTTTAGCAATTAAAGACAAATATGTGGTTGTTGCAAGACCTAAATCGGCTACCATTTCAGCGGATAAAATGAATGTAGTGTACAGAGGTGTTGTTAATCCAATGACTATTTCATTTGCTGGAATCTCTGCTGATAAAATTTCAGCTTCAGCTCCAGGATTAAGCTCTGCAGGTGGTGGTAAATTTAGCATGAGTCCTACATCTGGGAATGAAGTAGTGATTAATGTTACAGGTACGTTACCTGATGGTTCTAAAGTTTCAGATAAAAAGACATTTAGAATTAAAGGAATTCCAGGACCAACAGGAACAATTAGAGGAGAAACGGGTGTTGTAAAAGGGCCTAAATCTAATCTTGAGATTGCAACGATAGGTGCTAAATTAGAAGATTTTGATTTTGAAGTGGGGTTAAATGTTGTAGGGTTCAATTTAAAAGTTACTGGACAGCCAACAGTAGTTGTACAAGGTGATAAATTAAATTCTCAATGTAAAGCTGTACTTTCTAAAGCGGGAAGAGGAGATCAAGTTACCATTTCTGAAATTAAAACAAAATTAGTAGGTGCTGGTAGTTATTTATTACCTAGAACTGCTCCGGTTATTTTTGAAATACAATAA
- the gldL gene encoding gliding motility protein GldL: MAILSKKAMNFCYGMGAAVVIVGALFKITHIEFGPITGNLMLTIGLLVEAGIFALSAFEPVDNELDWTLVYPELANGEAKKKAPKVEAPVAEAQGLLSQKLDAMLKDAKIDGELMSSLGNSIKNFESAAKSIAPTAESMASTKKYSEELTLAAAQMESLNSLYKIQLQSASRNAQINEEVVENNLKLKEQMQSLTTNLSSLNNVYGGMLSAMNNKG, translated from the coding sequence ATGGCAATATTAAGCAAAAAAGCAATGAATTTCTGTTATGGAATGGGTGCTGCAGTTGTAATCGTAGGAGCATTATTCAAAATAACACACATAGAATTTGGTCCTATAACTGGTAATTTAATGTTAACGATTGGATTGTTGGTTGAAGCTGGGATTTTTGCTCTTTCGGCTTTTGAACCTGTTGATAATGAATTAGACTGGACTTTAGTATATCCAGAATTGGCAAATGGTGAGGCAAAAAAGAAAGCACCTAAAGTAGAGGCTCCAGTTGCTGAAGCTCAAGGTTTACTTTCTCAAAAATTAGATGCCATGTTGAAAGATGCAAAAATTGACGGGGAATTGATGTCAAGTTTAGGAAATAGCATTAAAAATTTCGAATCAGCTGCAAAAAGTATTGCTCCAACTGCTGAATCAATGGCATCAACTAAGAAATACAGTGAAGAATTGACTCTTGCTGCTGCTCAAATGGAATCTTTAAATAGTTTATATAAAATACAATTGCAAAGTGCGTCAAGAAATGCCCAAATTAATGAAGAAGTTGTCGAAAACAACTTGAAATTAAAAGAGCAAATGCAGTCATTGACTACAAATTTGTCGTCATTGAACAATGTTTATGGTGGAATGCTTTCTGCAATGAATAACAAGGGATAA
- the gldK gene encoding gliding motility lipoprotein GldK, translated as MKKFIAFMAILALLISCGKSGDKGELVGINGGKWHPEKPYGMTLVPGGAFIMGKSDDDVAAIQDAPTKTVTVRSFYMDETEITNSEYRQFVEWVKDSTMRVRLAILADESGIKAGDGKGKGKNAGSIGDFAFNDSDPEKMTAYDKYMYDNYYSIGTDDDPYAGRRLNRKVKLIKDTKLYPDEYYVEVMDSMYLPLAASYNGLRTIDVDKLKFRYSWMDIQAAAKAKVGKRKDFIKTEEVKVYPDTTVWIKDFSYSYNEPMHNDYFWHKAYGDYPVVGVKWTQAKAFCAWRTLNKNTYIKSKKKGHDLINSFRLPTEAEWEYSARGGLESGTYPWGGPYTKNDRGCFLANFKPNRGDYAADQALYTVEAKSYEPNGYNLYNMAGNVSEWTDSSYDPNAYEYVSSMNPNVQDGSNKRKVVRGGSWKDVAYFLQVSTRDFEYADSARSFIGFRTVQDYMGLETTGNGKKIKR; from the coding sequence ATGAAGAAGTTCATTGCATTTATGGCAATTTTGGCGCTATTAATAAGCTGTGGTAAATCAGGCGACAAAGGTGAATTGGTAGGGATTAATGGAGGGAAATGGCATCCAGAAAAACCTTATGGAATGACTTTAGTTCCTGGAGGTGCATTTATAATGGGTAAATCTGATGATGATGTAGCTGCAATTCAAGATGCTCCAACAAAAACGGTTACTGTTCGTTCCTTTTATATGGATGAAACTGAAATTACCAATAGCGAATACCGTCAGTTTGTAGAATGGGTAAAAGATTCTACAATGAGAGTAAGATTAGCTATTCTTGCAGATGAAAGTGGTATTAAAGCAGGTGATGGAAAAGGAAAAGGTAAAAATGCTGGAAGTATAGGTGATTTTGCTTTTAATGATTCTGATCCGGAAAAAATGACTGCGTATGATAAGTATATGTACGATAACTATTACAGTATAGGTACGGACGACGATCCTTATGCTGGTAGAAGATTAAATAGAAAAGTAAAATTAATTAAAGATACTAAGTTATATCCTGACGAATATTACGTTGAAGTAATGGACTCGATGTATTTGCCCTTAGCGGCTTCTTATAATGGTTTAAGGACTATTGATGTAGATAAGCTTAAATTCCGTTACTCTTGGATGGATATTCAGGCCGCAGCTAAAGCTAAAGTTGGAAAAAGAAAAGATTTTATTAAAACAGAAGAAGTAAAAGTATATCCAGATACAACAGTTTGGATTAAAGATTTTTCGTATTCTTACAATGAACCAATGCATAATGATTATTTCTGGCATAAAGCATATGGAGATTATCCTGTTGTTGGTGTGAAATGGACACAAGCAAAAGCTTTTTGTGCTTGGAGAACACTTAATAAAAATACATATATCAAATCAAAGAAAAAAGGACACGACTTAATCAATTCATTCAGATTGCCTACGGAAGCAGAATGGGAATATTCAGCTAGAGGTGGTTTAGAGTCAGGTACTTACCCTTGGGGAGGTCCTTACACTAAAAATGATAGAGGTTGTTTTCTTGCTAATTTTAAACCAAATAGAGGGGATTATGCAGCTGACCAGGCATTGTATACTGTAGAAGCTAAATCTTACGAGCCAAATGGTTATAATTTGTATAACATGGCTGGAAACGTTTCGGAATGGACTGATTCATCATATGACCCAAATGCTTATGAATATGTTTCTTCAATGAACCCAAATGTTCAGGATGGCTCAAACAAACGTAAAGTGGTTCGTGGAGGATCATGGAAAGACGTTGCTTATTTCCTACAAGTAAGTACTAGAGATTTTGAATATGCTGATTCTGCAAGAAGTTTTATTGGATTCAGAACTGTTCAAGATTACATGGGATTAGAAACAACCGGAAACGGTAAGAAAATTAAAAGATAA